The genomic region agagagaagaagggggcAAAATCCCAAATGGACCCCTTACAACCTATGCACTTGTGGAGCTCTGCAGGATTTGATTGGTATATGAAATATGGTGTAACTTCCACTTAGCCTATCTCAGGACAAGGTGGTGCTATTACCATATTGCTTAAACCTGTCAGATCTCCAAAAGTGCATAGGCCTTGATTTGATATTGGGGCAGagcaagaggggagagagagagagagcggttcCTCACCTTTATCTCCTGTGAGTCTGAGGCAGAGTCTGACTTGGCCCCTCCAGAGCTCggcttctctttctttctcttctgtttcttcttcttcttcttagcCCCCAAGTCTCCCCCCggactcctacacacacacagatttgatagctagctggctacatCTCTGCTCTGGAGTAAAGGTTAGCTGGTACTATTGTCATGCTGAATAAATAAAGTCCGGCAAAAATGGGGCCAGATTATGCATACCCCACTTGAGTTGCCGGACATTTATAAATCCACGAGTACCGCTGTAGGCTATAGTGGGTATACCTCAGTGGGTGTAACCGGAGCAGAGTAGCAATCACTCTGCCTAACAACGttagtttacatactgttttacgtCTAGCCTGCTGCTGTAACGTCAGAGAAGGACAGCCAAGGATATGCGCTGCTGTTAGCTAGCAAATGCGCCAGCAGTATAAAACTAAACAGTTAGATAAATATCCATTTATCTTATGTCATTCCATTGACAATTGATTTAAATGCAAACAAGTCAAGCCTACAGGCTACTCGCATGCTAAactggcaatttagctagctggcCAGTTAGCTTGCAATAACTATACCGAGTCTCATTCATTCAAATGAAAAGCTACTAAACTAGCTTTCATTTATATGGCTACTTGCCATGACATCCACTAGCCAGCAGGATTATAATACACTTGCTACTCAGAGGACGGAATGGGCCATCATCACATTAAATCATTATGCGATAGAATTAACGAACAGGGCATATATGGTCCTTGGTCGTAAAAACACTAACGTTAGATGCATGCGCGAGCTCATTATCCAAAGAAACTCATCCACCCCCTACACAGGACCGAGCCATCGGAGCGTGGACGCGTGCTGCCCCGGACTGCTGCGTTTTGTGTCTGGTTGGTGAAGCCGAGCCTCACCCTTGCATGTGTTCATTCTCCTCCTCGTTATCGCCATCTATTCCGCAGGTGTCCTGGTCGTCCAGCTCCAGGCTCTGCTGACTGGCTGCGGACTCGCTATCTTCCGCCATCATGGatgaaaacatatatatatatatatatttattatatttttaAATATGCTTAAtgaacaggagacagggagggatgggaAAAACAAAGAGGTTAGTCGGAAATAGCGCCATCTAATGCTCAATCTCCTCACAGCACGTTTGCAGAGCAGTAGGCTCTGTTCCCAAATCACATCGAAACAAGGAGAGATCagtgatacactacatgaccaaaagtatgtggacacttgctcgtcgaacatcttatTACAAaagcatgggcattaatatggagttggtccccaattgttgctataacagcctctactctcctggttagtctttccactagatgttggaacattgctgcagggacttgtttccattcagccacaaaggCATTAGTGAGGTTAGGCCTGGCTCCAGTggtcgttccaattcatcccaaaggtgttcgatggggttgaggtcaggtgccctgtgcaggccagtcaatttcttccacaccaatctcaaaacatttctgtatggaactcactttgtgcacgagggcaatgtcatgctgaaacaggaaagggccttcctcaaacggTTGCCATAAAGtttgaagcacagaatcatctagaatgtgattgtatgctgtagcattaagactTACCTtctctggaactaaggggcctagcttgAATCATGAAAAACCACCCCAGACccttattccttctccaccaaactttacagttgacaaagcattcgggcaggtagcgttcttctcctggcatctgcaaaacccagattcgtctgtcggactgccagatggtgaagtgtgattcatcactccagagaacacgtttccactgctcccgagttcaatggcggcgagctttacaccactctagccgacgcttggcattgcgcatggtgatcttaggcttgtatgcaGCATCCCCCAATGAGTAAGACTATGCtatagtcaaaagtttggacacacttactcattggGGGATGCTGCACCTACTcattggtgtgtccaaacttttgactataGCATAGATCAAACATTTccttcatatatattttttaaataacatcAACATTGCCACACTATGGAGCGCGTCTGTTAGCTACTGAAATCAGGGGGAAACGGCTGAGCTGCAGGTTCTCTGGCcattattattttacctttttttaaccaggcaagtcagttaagaacaaattcttattttcaggaacagtggcttaactgcctgttcagaggcagaaccttccggttgctagtccaacgctctaaccactaggctaccctgccgcccgatgGAGGATTGATATGCTGCTCCATTAAATCCGCCCGTTAGTAACCGGTAAAGCCTTGAGGGGGGAGTCAGGTTCTCTCAGTCAGCAAGATGTTGATTGATTTCCTGTCTATATACAGGTCCGTCAAAAGGAGCATGACATCTGACAAGCCTAATGGAAACTGATAGGTCAACCATAAGGGAATGAAAAGCTTTACCATAAGCTGTCAATCTCTCTTTCTGAACCTGTGTGGTTCAGTAATGTAGAACATGTAGCCATGACTACTGCTTTAGTTATCAGATACATTAACGTGAACCATGCATCTGGATACAGTCTAACCCTGAAGCATTTGACATTGATCTACAGAGGATGACTCAATTATGTTCTCCTTAATTCTACTACACCCAAACTTGCTCTATAGTCTCTAGACTAGTGCTAAACCATACACAGAAGATGCAGAAGTCCAGTTTGTCTCTTTATTCAGAATAATAAGCGTAAATTATAATACAAGCAACCAGTTAAGACATTCAGAATGGATGgaacagtaacatacagtactCTCCCAGAGTGGTTACTATGGTGATGGagtacagagcgagagagagaggatgaggggtcATTCACAACACTAGCTCACATGTCAACATGTAGAGGAGAGAACTATATACACTGTAATGCCTCAGATGTCatatgctgacacacacacaatctgcagTATATTGTCTGCATGCACAGATATGAACACTCAGGCACATGCTTGTGCAGAAAGACATGAGTACAGACAGAGACGGGCCGAAAACACTGGCACACAGAGGCAGATGCAAAAGTCAATAAACAATCTAGCTACGGCCACACAGCATCCTCCCTTTgtgactgaggagaggagagagggggatgctgCATGGTCtgccagggacagagggaggagagagggggatgctgCATGCTATCtgccagggacagagggaggagaggagagagggggatgctgCATGGTCtgccagggacagagggaggagaggagagagggggatgctgCATGCTGTCtgccagggacagagggaggagaggagagagggggatgctgCATGCTGTCtgccagggacagagggaggagaggagagagggggatgctgCATGCTGTCtgccagggacagagggaggagaggagagagggggatgctgCATGGTCtgccagggacagagggaggagaggagagagggggatgctgCATGCTGTCTGCCaggtacagagggaggagaggagagagggggatgctgCATGGTCtgccagggacagagggaggagaggagagagggggatgctgCATGGTCtgccagggacagagggaggagaggagagagggggatgctgCATGCCGTCtgccagggacagagggaggagaggagagaggaggttgcTGCATGCCGTCtgccagggacagagggaggagaggagagaggaggttgcTGCATGCCGTCtgccagggacagagggaggagaggagagaggaggttgcTGCATGCCGTCtgccagggacagagggaggagaggagagagggatgaggtagtggAGGGTTAGAGCTCAACAGGGAAGAGGAGAAATAAACAGCTAGCTGAACTGATCAACTGATGTGTACGAGTCAACTTGTTCAAAGGCACTTGGAAAACGTCGATAATAGTGGTTTCCAAACATCAGGATGCGGTTTGGTTTCAGAGAAAAGGCTTGGGTGTGTGTCTGTTAAAACTCTGTACTTACAGTAagggaaaaaaacaataaaacataTCTGAGTAGAAAATAGCAGAAACGTATTTGAGTAAAATAGTTTGGCAACTAAAATCACAGAGTACTTAAAATTACAAAACAAGGCATCTCAAGCAACTGTATAAAAGTGATGCATAGCCAGCCGTTCAGAGCAAAGTATGCCGAAGTCAGTGGTTCAACACACAAAACCTTCATATAAAACCTCACTGGTAGAGTGCTGCAATATCAACAGTCACCAACAGAGGGGGGCTGTATCCCATTATCTGATTCACCAGTCGTGTGGATGGGAAACTGAAGTTACACACACACTAATCGAAGGTACCCTAATGTTGGAAAATTGAAACCTGACAAAATATGTTTTAGTGTCACATACACTGGATAGATGCAACCATAGTAGTAcagcgcccctggagcaaatcagggttaagtgccttgctcaagggcacatcgacagatttttcaccgtCTTGGCTTGGGTATTCGAACCAACGATCTTTGCGTTACTGGCCCAccgctctaactgctaggctacctgccgcccagatTAAGACTTGTGGGAGGAAAACTGATCGTAGATCTGTGCAGCATTATACATTAGAGTAGCTTCCTTTCCTGCTGTATGTATGTCCTGTCCTAGTTACTGGTCTGAAAACACTACTACTCCTTCTACCTAGACCTGCCAGTAGACATCTGCCATATTGCTTTTACTTTATTCCACAGCCCCTTTTTGCTGACACAGCTAATTTACTAAAGGCATAGCAGTTGTGCGTTACATGTTCTCTGACGTTGTTAAGTTTGTTTTTAGTTCAGGAGTTCATCAGTATCACTCAGACAAAGTCTCTATGGCATGTCTAGCCTGTCCATGTAGTGTGGGGCTATGATGATACACAGGAAGGATTAGACATTAGAATGTATGGACTTCCAACTGTTCCAATCGTTTCCATTCACTGACAGTTCCATTTAGCTCCCAGTGCAGATGTACTTCCTGAATGATTTGGATCTATAGCTGGCCAATCCTTCTTCATGTCACTCTGGGGTGGGGTGGCGGGGGGGGAAGTAAAGTTATAGTTCAAGGGTCAGAGGTTATTTGAGGTTAAAGACTGCCAATAGGGGGCGCTCCTCTCTCTTCTGCCAggggctcttcttctcctcctcctcctcctcctcctcctctccgtgGTCATCAGGGGCAACAGACAATAGGGCCGGTTGGTCATGCTCAGTCCTGAAGACCACGCCCTCGGTCTCTGTGagtgggggtggagaggaggaggaggatgagggggaggagaggggtgaaggagCCTCTTCCTGTATCAtgccctctcctctgtcctcctcctcttcctctacttgTTGATGTCCCTGTGTGTTCTGCAACCCTGGACCTAAAGGGCTGTCCTGGGGGCTACACTCAGGAGTCTCCCCCTCCAGGTCATCCACATATACCAGCTGGGTGTAGGCCATGGCAGGAGGGCCGCTTtttgccctccccctctctctgtctttctctctttccctctctcctaccttcctctctacctccctccccctccgccCTGCTCTGGGCTCATTCAGGTCCACCCCGGAGTCCAGACTTGCGTCGTTTCCGTTGACATGTCTACCACCACTGTTGTTACCATGGCTACCTCCTCTACCTGGATTCCCCTTGGCTTGCCCAGCCCGCTGCAAGTCTATGTAAGAGTGTCTGATGGCGTTAGACCGACCGTCCAATGAGACGAACCAGGCGCGCGGGTGTGTGAGGGGCTTCCCTCCCCGCAGTTCCATCAGTTTCCTCTCAGCCAATAGCGTGTCCTCGCCGTTCATTTGCATAATCCCTGACTCCCCAAGTGCTGTCGGGATAGACAGGGACTCTGATAGGCTGCTCCACTCCCCTTGCCCCTCTCCTTGTCCCTGGTTGGCTGAGGCGATAGCATAATCGGCGTGTGTTTGCCCCAGGGGCTGCTGGGAGTGTGAGGCGTTGAGCTCAGCCTGGATGGTCTCCAGGTCACTCTGCTGGTCAGTCTGTAAGAACAGGGCCTGGCCACACAGCGGGTGCTCCCCCGGCAGGCGCATGTAGTGGGCTGGGATCACCAGGGTGGGCCGGATCCTCCTGGGGTAACCGTCTCCTCCACTCAGCAGGTCCACGGAGCCACAGCACAACAGCTGGCCcggcctggggagggagaggggcagggagcccAGGTGGTCCACAGACCGGGACAGGAGGTAATCTGGGGGTCTGCGCTCACACCCCTCCCCTCTGATAGGGGAGACAGGTGGGGAGCAGGGCGAGGTAGCCTCACGCACACTAGTCCCGCCCTCCCCAACACCACTCAATTGACTTGTCGACACCTGCACCTGATTTGAGGAGGAAAGTCTATCTGGGAGCTGATTGATGGATGAGCAGATAGAGGTGTATGATTGGCGGTAGCCGGCATCCGTCCCGGCGGAGAGGGCTGACTTTAACGGAAACGTCTCCACAGACTGACGGTAATCTCTGCTGCGCGGCGTCAGGTTGCCTAGCGACGAGCCATGACGACTTCGGCTGTGGTTTCCTAGAGACATGCGACTGTGGTTGCCATGGGAGACCAGGTCATGGCGATCGTAGGAGGAGGGTTTGAGCATGGGTGTGGTCATGTCGGGTTCTGCTGTCGTAGAGACCAGCTCCAAATGAACCTAGAGATGTGATAAGGTTTTAGTGCAAAGTGCAGTTCCAAAGTGCAGTGGCAAAGGGAGAAAGCATGTTTGTATGAAGAGACCAGTGGTCCCTGGCCTGGATGTTGACTGACCTCGCTGCTGATGAGGTGGGACATAGAGGTGGACTGGTCTCTCTTACTGCACTCCAGACCAGACGACAGAGTCAGTTTCCGCTGGGACAGACGAGGCTTCACACAACCACgcctggaaagagagagacagggagatagtgagggagagacagggagatagcgaaggagagacagggagatagcgagggagagacagacagggagatcgtgagggagagacagggagatagtgagagagagacagggagagagagagaaacggggagacagggagggagagacagggagagagagacagggagacagggagggagagacagggagagagagacagggagacagggagggagagacagggagatagtgagggagagacggggagacagtgagggagaaaagtggagacagtgagggagaaacggggagacagtgagggagaaacggggagacagtgagggagaaacggggagacagtgagggagaaacggggagacagtgagagagacagggagagagagagaaaaggggagacagggagagagagagaaacggggagacagggagagagagagaaacggggagacggagagagaaacagggagacagggagagacagggggatagtgagggagagaaagggagatagtgggggagagacagggagagagagagaaacggggagagagggagggagagaaagggagagagagagaaacagggagacagggagggggagacagggagggagagacagggagagagtgagggagagacagcgagagagtgagggagagacagggagatagtgagggagagacagggagatagtgagggagagacagggagatagtgagggagagacagggagatagtgagggagagacagggagataatgagggagagacagggagataatgagggagagacagggagatagtgagggagagacagggagatagtgagggagagacagggagatagtgagggagagacagggagatagtgagggagagacagtgagatagtgagggagagacagtgagagagtgagggagagacagggagagagtgagggagagacagggagagagtgagggagagacagggagagagtgagggagagacagggagagagtgagggagagacagggagagagtgagggagagacagggagagagtgagggagagacggggagagacagtgagagagggagagacagggagatagtgagggagagacagttagatagtgagggagagacggggagagagtgagggagagaaggtgagagagtgagggagagaccgggagatagtgagggagagacagttagtgagggagagacagtgagagagtgagggagagacagggagatagtaagggagagacagggagatcgtgagggagagacagggagacagggagatagtgagggagagacagggagatagtgagggagagacagggagatagtgagggagagacagggagatagtgagggagagacagggagatagtgagggagagacagggagatcgtgagggagagacagggagatcgtgagggagagacagggagatcgtgagggagagacagggagatcgtgaaggagagacagggagatcgtgagggagagacagggagatcgtgaaggagagacagggagatcgtgagggagagacagggagatcgtgagggagagacagggagatcgtgagggagagacagggagatcgtgagggagagacagggagatcgtgagggagagacagggagacagggagatcgtgagggagagacagggagatcgtgagggagagacagggagacagggagatcgtgagggagagacagggagatagtgagggagagacagggagatagtgagggagagacagggagatcgtgagggagagacagggagatagtgagggagagacagggagatagtgagggagagacagggagatagtgagggagagacagggagatagtgagggagagacacgggagatagtgagggagagacagggagatagtgagggagagacagggagatagtgagggagagagacagggagagagagggagagaaatggggagacagggagatagtgagggagagacagggagagagagacggagatagtgagggagagacagggagatagtgagggagagacagggagatagtgagggagagacagggagagagagagaaacggggagacagggagatagtgagggagagacagggagagaaagagaaacggggagacagggagatagtgagggagagacagggagatcgtgagggagagacagggagatagtgagggagagacagggagagagcgagagacagggagagagagagaaacggggagatagtgagggagagacagggagagagagacagggagatagtgagggagagacagggagatcgtgagggagagacagggagatagtgagccagagacagggagatcgtgagggagagacagggagatagtgagccagagacagggagatcgtgagggagagacagggagagagagagaaacggggagacagggagaaacggggagacagggagatagtgagggagagacagggagagagagagaaacggggagacagggagatagtgagggagagacagggagagagagagaaacggggagatagtgagggagagacagagagagagacagggagacagggagatagtgagggagagacagggagagagagagaaacgaggagacagggagatagtgagggagagacagggagagagagacagggagatcgtgagggagagacagggtgagagagagaaacggggagacggagatagtgagggagagacagggagagagagagaaacggggagacagggagatagtgagggagagacagggagagaaagagaaacggggagacagggagatagtgagggagagacagggagagagagacagggagatagtgagggagagacagggagatcgtgagggagagacaggtagatagtgagggagagacagggagatcgtgagggagacagggagagagagagagacagggagagagagagaaacggggagacagggagatagtgagggagagacagggagagagagacagggagatagtgagggagagacagggagatcgtgagggagagacagggagatagtgagggagagacagggagatcgtgagggagagacagggagatcgtgagggagagacagggagagagagagaacggggagacagggagggagagacagggagagagagagaaacggggagatcgtgagggagagacagggagatagtgagggagagacagggagatcgtgagggagagacagggagatcgtgagggagagacagggagagagagagaacggggagacagggagggagagacagggagagagagagaaacggggagatagtgagggagagacagggagagagagagaaacggggagatagtgagggagagacagagagagagacagggagagagagagaaacgaggagacagggagatagtgagggagagacagggagagagtgagggagagacggggagagacagtgagagagtgagagacagttaGATAGTGAGGGAGAaacagtgagagagtgagggagagaaggtgagagagtgagggagagacagttagtga from Oncorhynchus masou masou isolate Uvic2021 chromosome 29, UVic_Omas_1.1, whole genome shotgun sequence harbors:
- the LOC135520771 gene encoding protein FAM171A1-like, with product MMRVGVLSRTAAIVLCILGCNVWKAVTKTLQDDNALKEVTLKVHLSDASTHQPLGGATIELFTNHTSVTTETSAADGNAYLRFPYRLGTLLVVTATRQGYVPNSAPWRPTRLPVFSSLSLELLPERAATLMVYEDLIHINSGSQGSRGQSWVQFQRRALSLPHNSSYSNLTALLTVANNPSHIQHFPYLQGLGGNGTGSERRFELTPVAAISVHLFASEGLELQVNCPISISISLPANSGLKENQHIPAWRFDPSLGAWLKSSLGYVQREGDQLSLTYIAPQLGYWVAAMSPLDTGPVVAKDISTYHTVFLLAILGGMAVILLCLLCLLLYYCRRGCVKPRLSQRKLTLSSGLECSKRDQSTSMSHLISSEVHLELVSTTAEPDMTTPMLKPSSYDRHDLVSHGNHSRMSLGNHSRSRHGSSLGNLTPRSRDYRQSVETFPLKSALSAGTDAGYRQSYTSICSSINQLPDRLSSSNQVQVSTSQLSGVGEGGTSVREATSPCSPPVSPIRGEGCERRPPDYLLSRSVDHLGSLPLSLPRPGQLLCCGSVDLLSGGDGYPRRIRPTLVIPAHYMRLPGEHPLCGQALFLQTDQQSDLETIQAELNASHSQQPLGQTHADYAIASANQGQGEGQGEWSSLSESLSIPTALGESGIMQMNGEDTLLAERKLMELRGGKPLTHPRAWFVSLDGRSNAIRHSYIDLQRAGQAKGNPGRGGSHGNNSGGRHVNGNDASLDSGVDLNEPRAGRRGREVERKVGEREREKDRERGRAKSGPPAMAYTQLVYVDDLEGETPECSPQDSPLGPGLQNTQGHQQVEEEEEDRGEGMIQEEAPSPLSSPSSSSSSPPPLTETEGVVFRTEHDQPALLSVAPDDHGEEEEEEEEEKKSPWQKREERPLLAVFNLK